The following are encoded together in the Salvelinus fontinalis isolate EN_2023a chromosome 38, ASM2944872v1, whole genome shotgun sequence genome:
- the LOC129837380 gene encoding fatty acid-binding protein 10-A, liver basic, which produces MAFSGTWQVYAQENYEEFLRAISLPEDVIKLAKDIKPVTEIQQNGNDFVITSKTPGKSITNSFTIGKEADITTMDGKKLKCIVRLEGGKLMCNTDKFTHIQELKGGEMVETLTVGSTSLIRRSKKL; this is translated from the exons ATGGCCTTCAGTGGAACGTGGCAGGTGTATGCTCAGGAGAACTACGAGGAGTTCCTCAGGGCCATCT CACTCCCAGAAGATGTTATCAAGCTGGCCAAAGACATCAAGCCCGTGACTGAGATCCAGCAGAACGGCAATGACTTCGTCATCACCTCCAAAACTCCTGGCAAGTCCATCACCAACTCCTTCACCATCGGCAAAGAGGCCGACATCACCACCATGGATGGCAAGAAGCTCAAG TGCATTGTCAGACTGGAGGGAGGGAAGCTGATGTGCAACACAGATAAATTCACACACATCCAGGAGCTCAAAGGAGGAGAGATGGTTGAG ACGCTGACAGTGGGCTCTACGTCACTCATCAGGAGGAGCAAAAAGTTGTGA
- the LOC129838140 gene encoding serine/arginine-rich splicing factor 10-like: MARYMRPPNPSLFIRNISDESRPEELRREFGRYGPIVDVYIPLDFSTRRPRGFAYIQFEDVRDAEDALHNLDHKWVCGRQIEIQFAQGDRKTPNQMKTKESSPRRGSRSSSFSRYDDYERGDGRRRRSRSRSYERRRSRSPSCDRRPRRSESPRDSRSNGRHRRSRSHENDRYRGPPREHHRMHHAPPPRDRSASRSPSHPRSRPKDTKSQSKSPSPVKDFHTSTGSQKQACRRSYSRSVSRSRSRS, from the exons ATGGCTAGGTACATGAGACCCCCTAACCCATCACTCTTCATTAGAAACATCTCCGACGAATCCAG gCCAGAGGAACTGCGCCGTGAATTTGGTCGTTATGGGCCTATTGTAGATGTCTACATTCCACTTGACTTCTCTACACGGCGACCAAGAGGATTTGCTTACATTCA ATTCGAGGACGTGCGAGATGCAGAGGATGCCCTCCACAACCTGGACCACAAGTGGGTGTGTGGTCGACAGATCGAGATCCAGTTTGCACAGGGTGACCGAAAAA CCCCCAACCAGATGAAGACTAAGGAGAGCTCTCCTCGCAGAGGGTCCCGCAGCAGCTCCTTCTCCCGCTACGACGACTACGAACGCGGCGATGGCCGACGCAGACGCTCTCGCAGTCGCAGCTACGAAAGGCGCCGGTCGCGCAGCCCTTCCTGCGACCGCCGTCCTCGGAGGTCAGAGAGCCCTAGAGA CTCTCGATCAAATGGCAGGCACAGGCGAAGCAGAAGCCATGAAAATGACAG GTACAGGGGCCCTCCACGTGAACACCACAGGATGCACCACGCACCCCCGCCTCGTGACCGCTCCgcctcccgctccccctctcatCCCAGATCCAGGCCCAAAGACACAAAGTCCCAGTCCAAATCCCCCAGCCCCGTCAAGGACTTCCACACCTCTACTGGCTCCCAGAAACAGGCCTGTCGACGCTCCTACTCGAGATCTGTGTCCCGATCTCGCTCCAGATCCTAG